TGCTCAGGGATTCCCCCTTCTTGCCTTTGAACTGGACACCCAGTGTCCACCCCAGTCCTTCATGCAAAGGCTTCCTCCAGTGGGACCACCTGCCCCCTCAGCCCTGAAGTTCACCACCTCCAACCAAATGGAATAATGCCACCCGGTAGTGTTAAGTGTTACCTACCTCACCTACCCCCTGCCAACCCATTGAACCATTAAAGGGGATGTGTTATGAGCTCTGTTATTtctgaattctatttttttttagactGTAAATGTTGTATAATTTAAGGAGCTCTGGGGGAAAGTCATCTTGAGAATGTGTCTGAGAACCATGATgtacatctgcaaaatgggtggCAGGCTCACTAAAATTAGAAGCTGGGAGGGTTCTGGTGGGAAGGGGCCAGTGTCATCCTTTGAGCCCTTTCccagacggggaaactgaggcccaggggaaGCAAAGGGTCTTGTCCAAGGGCACACGGTCAGTGAGGGACTGCCCCTGGCTTTCTCTAGGGTGGTGAAGTGGTTGGGGCAGGGTGGGAAGCTGCCTGGTGAGGGGCACAGAGAGGAACGGAGGCAGGAAGGCTGAGAGGGGCCAGAGGCCGCCCCAGCTGCAGGAGTGTGAGGGCAGGTTCAGGTGGGAAGAAGGAAGGTGAGGGGAAGGCAGAttactgggggagggagggacacgccCCCATCCTCGTGAGAGCAGCCCTTCCAATCACTCCAGAAATCTTAGCATTTATAAAAACTGGCAGATTTATTCCACAGGGGCCCATTTTCAAGAAGCTAAAGGtgaaggtgggagaggggaggtttcctccccttttcctttccccctcatctttttttccccaggggGTAAAAATGGCCTGGACCCCAAAACCTACcgaaataaaaaaccaaaaaactgaggTTCCAAAAAGTTACAGCATCTTAATTCCTCATAGAAAAGGGGAAGGAGCCAGAGGGAAGGGaggtccctggggtggggggaggtgcccCCAGCCTGATGGGACAACCCCCCTTAAATAGCTGTCCCAAGTGGGACAAGCCAGGGGCACAGCATTTAAAAACTCCCCACATCCCATTTTatcaaaaccaaagagaaaaaacatttccTCCCCCCCaaacctaaatatatatatatacttttttttcttaaaaaacaaaacttcaaaggCATTAAGCGTTAAAGTGAATCTAGAACAAGGGAATGTGAAATTCCCACCTTCCTTCCCCCTTACTGTGGGGTTAATTGGTACATCCCCAGCAGAGGAACCAGCCCCAAGGGGATGGCAGAGGGGAAGGACCAAAGGGAGCAAAGGGTGGGGGCCTCCCCAGCCAATCAGCAGCCAGTATGGGTGTGGGCATGGTGCCAGGGAAGCCACACCCCCTTGGAATTTTCCAAGTAAGATAGGGAGTGGGGAAGACGCATTCCTGTGTAGTCTTCAGCCAATTCCAAGTCAAGTCGAGGCAGGGAAAGCAGGGTGACAGGCGGAGGGCGTGTGCGGAAAGGAGAAACTGCATCTTCTGGGGCCCTGTGGTCAGGGGGAGCCCCGCTTCCTCAGCTCCTGGACAAAGGCTGGAAGGAAACTGGGCAGAGGTCAGGGGCAGAgcttcttcccccttcccttccaaAACAGGGCTTTCCAAGGGACATGATgcctccaaaataaataaatgtttaaaataaaaaaccacCTCACCTTCAATTATTTCCTCTTTCACTTTCTGcagttccttcctcacctcttccagaagctcctgaaaatgatggggtACCAATCAGGAAGGGTACTTGGACTTGCAAAAGCGAATCCCCCCTTTCTTAATGACTGAGGGGCCAAAGGAAGGAGGTTCAAGACCCCTATTACACACACACCATGACATCACTGGCAAGGCCACAAAGTGAGAATTCTAGGGGAGAATTCTGGATCCTTGGAGCCAGAAGGAAAGTACTGGAGAACATCCAGTACCAAGGCTGGCAAATACATTGCAGTCTCCTGCCACCTCCAATTGGTGATAAATGTCTGGGGCCAGTGTACTGAAGAGGATTCTGGGTACTCAACAGGAGTGAGTCCAGTGATAAGATTAGTAAGATCTGTCATGGGCACTGGATAAGATGGTTATGGTGTCTGTGTCATCCCTGACATGATCCAATCTCTCCATTTCTCAGACTGGAAAACTGAGGTTCCCAAGGCCTTTTCTAGAGTCACATGGCAGGTCAGTGGCAGAGTCTGACCCAGATCTCCTTTCTATCCCCTGGACCTCACTCCCAGTCCTTTCCCCAAGCTACCTGTTTCACCCTCTCCAGGTCTGACTCATCACTGGAGCTGGGCGTAGAGGGTTGGGCCTCGGAAGTGGTCACTGAAGAAGATGACTTCATCCTGGGAGAGTTGGTGTGGTTTGGGGCGGAAATGAGGTTAGAGAGAGGGTctgcctcccctgcctcccaTTCCAGGGGTCACACTGTGTTCCTCCCTACAAATTTGGCAAATTCAActattttggggggtggggcccCAGTATTGATGGCCCACCTTGGCAAGGTTGTGCTGTTCTTCTCCCAGGGTCTCCGCACAGATTCTGGGGGACAGGcaataaatcaaaaagatcagGGACAAGGAATGCCCTGCCTCAATCTTTCTCCCCGAGCCTCATCAGCCCCTGTTCAAAGAACCATCTCAGGAGACTACAATCCCCAGCATTGTTGTACAGACTCTCCCATCAAGGTGTGTTATATGTGAGAAGCGGGCATCCTGGGACTTGTAGTTCCTGTGATAGACTGGGCTCTCACTCACCACTGTGGGCTGGGACTCTGGCCTCTGGCTCCTCCTGCTGGtgggaaataaaactgtcatgagccaagggcttccctggtggcgcagtggttaagaatccacctgccaatgcagggaacacgggtttgagccctggtccgggaagaacgcacgtgccacggagcaactaagcccgtgtgccacaactactgagcctgcactctagagcccgaaagccacagctattgagcccatgagccacaactactgaagcccgtgctccgcgacaagagaagccacggcaatgagaagcctgcgcaccgccaccaagagtagcccccgctcggcacaactagagaaagcccgggggcagcaacaaagacccaacacagccaaaaataaataaataaattaaaaaaaaaagacactgtcaTGAGCCAGCCCCCCATCCCCCCGACGCCGCACCTCTGCTCATTTTCCTCCTCCACCTTCAAACCTAGCCCATCCCTATCACAGCCCCCTCCCCAATATTCCTACGCAAACGGTACATCCTAAGGGGTATATGGACGGAAGAGCCCCTGACTCACATTGGCAGATTCATCCTTGGCGGTTTTCTCCCCAACCTGTGTGGCTTTCCTTCTGTAAGAGAGAAAGGCAAAAACAGATGGCTTCAGCCCTCCCTCAGCCACTCAACAATTCCCTTCCTCAGAGCTCTGGAAAGGTGGATTCTAGCGTGCAGACTTCTGGAGTTTGTCAAGGCTAAGAAAATTGTAGTTTTAGAAGTTAAAGAGAGTGCTGCTCTCGAACTGGGGTGGGGCTTTCCGATTCCCATGTTTGGGAGTCACACAATTCTAAGGGCGGAGTTCCCAGGTTCTGAGGCAGGATCTCCTAAGGTCCTAGAATTCTGGGGTTTAGAACATTCCAGAGGCTACCTGGGTGGTTGCAAACCTCAGCCATCTCAGGAGAATGCAACCCCCACCATTATATCCCAAACCTGGCTATCAAAGGGCGAACTTTCACCCAAAGAAACCAACTAACTGGGAATCTGAGCCCTCCCCCAACCCGGCCCTACTGAACAGGAATCTCCAGGTGATAATTGCTGGTCTGAGGGGTGTGTTCCAAGGGCTTTCTGCGGCTATTGAGGGCTCCAGGCTCAGGCTCACCTCCGGGCCAGCATGGCATTCATCTCTTCCATGAGCCCCCCGCCCGTGCTTCGACTGCTCTCAACTTTGGGGGCCAAGGGCCCCCCTGAGGCCTCCTCCTGCTGGAGAAATTATAAAGAGGTGGGGGCTTTATGGGCGGGCCTCCTGGCCTTCCAGCCCTCCTGTGAGGCTCCCAGGCAACTCTGGCCTCATCCCATTATAATATCAGGCCCCGTCACCCCACACCCGCCATGCCTGCCCCCTCACCTTGCTGACTTTCCTGAGTTTGGCTCCGGCAATGGCTGCGGCCAGGCCGGGGGCCCCAGTCCCTCCACCACTGGGGCCTTGTGCTGTAGGGAGAGGGGGTGCAGGGGGTGGGCCTCCCCCTGCTCCATGCCCCCCAGCAGAGATCCCCGAGGAGGAGagaccagggggtggggggggacccGGAGGAGGGGGAGGTCCTGGTGGCGGCGGTGGTCCCCCAGCTAGGGGAGCAGGTGGACCTCCTGTAAGAAACACGAAAAAGGAGGGGTGCTGAGAGAGAAGCCTTATTCTCTGTTGTCCGGCTGGCCCACCCCCTCCTCTGGGGTGGTCACCCGAGCCCGGAGGCCATTCGAGCAGTCACCTGCGTTGGAGACCCTGCGTTCCCGCTCCATGAGCTCCGACTGCTGCTGCCTGGGGAGGGAAGGCGAGCTACCATCACTGAGAGCCCCAGGCTGGGCAGCAACTTCCCGGATCGCCCCTCAGAGGTCTCCGGCCAGGCTGGCTCCTAAGCCCCACTCGTGTCCTCCATTCCCCAGGGGCCAGGAAAGGGTTGCAGGGGGAGGACAGAGCAAGAGGCGAGCCATCTAGTCATCAGACTGTCAAGAACACCAGGGTTACAGAACACCCAAGACCCCTTAGACCACCAAATTCCGGACTCTGGGAATCCGGGGGACCAGGATTTGAAGGGTCAGGGGGTTCTGCAACTCTGGGTGTCAGGAGTTTTTCAAACTCCAGGAGGTAGGGGGTTTCTGAAAGATGGCCATTTCTAGTCCCCTGGGAGTTAGAACATTCTGAAAACTGCAAGTTGGAGAGGTTTGAACTCTAGGAGTCAGGGGTTCTGGAACAACCTAGAACTCCGGCAGCAGTAAGGTTCCCCACCCAGGGACTGGCCCCACCTTTTCTGTTGCTCCATCTCCTCTGGGGAGGGGCCGTTCTGGACAGACCAGGTGGGAGGTGCTGTAGGCGGTGCCGGCGGGGGCGGAGGCCCACCTCCTGGAAGGTGAGAGTAAAGGCTGCTGAGTCACCCGGGAAGCCAGCGCCACCCCTCGGCACGTTCCCTCGGCTCTCCTGGGCCTCCCAGGGACTCTGCCATGAGGGGTCCGCACGAGCTTCCCCTGACTGAGCTGATGTGAGGTTGGTGCTGGGAGGATGCCCAGGTCACAGGCGGGACagcaaaggcccagagaggggagccaCTTGCCCCAAGTCCTGCAGACCCGAATTTGCAGGAACAAGACTTGAATTCAGGCCCACTCCAGCATCCAGGCTCTTAACGCACCTGTCACAGCCGCTCAGACTGCCCCACCTGAAGACCCAGGAAAGGCTGAGAGCCTCTTCCTCACCCCCACTCAGGCCTCTGGCTCCCATGTATTTTCCTGTGCCTCGGACAAGCAAGCCCCTCCCCACTAGCACTGAAGCCGCTCCAGGAAGCAAACACCTCCGCCATTTGGtgatttgtgaccccagatgCACAGCCGTCACCTAAAGCCTCGCTCCTCAAAGTGTACTGTTTATGGACCGGTAGCCTTGGCGTCACCAGGGAGCTTGTTAGAAGTACAGAGGCTCGGGCCCCGGCCAACCCAACTGAATTGGAATCTGCGTTTTTCCTAGATGATTCGTGGGCACATTCCAGTTTAAGAAATACCAACTGGAGgttttttcttaatattgttGCCTGAAAACTAACCGATGATGACATAAGTCAGTGTAATGGTTACCTGGGGAAAGGGCACAAGGAactttctggaggctggaaatatCTATATCTTGATCTGGGAGGTCACACAGGAGTGTGCATGTGTAAAAATTCCTGGAGCAAAATGTACTCTTAGGAACCATGCGTTTTATATGTGGGTGCACTTGGGGCACACAGGAACCCACAAAATCCTCATCATAATTCTCCACAGAAGTTGTGAATTGGccccattttcagatgagtaaactgaggccagGTGGTAAAGTGGCGGCCCCAGGCCACACGGCAGGGCTCAGTGGTCCCCTGCCCACTCTCTCTAACCTTCCAATGCCTCTAGGGCGCTGGCCATGCCGGCGGCAAACTGGGTTGCATCCTCCTTGCTGCCGAAGTTGAGGCCCCAGACCTGGCGGGCGTCACGCCACTGGTGGAAGTTGGGGGTGGCCTGGTTATACTTGACACCCCGGACGATGGCACAGTTGATGACCACCTGGCAGGGGGGGAAATGTGGGTGAGGAGTGGTGGGGTGCAGCGGGCAGAAGGGGCGGGGAGGGAAGCCTCACCTGCTGGTCTGGCTGCATCTTCCGGCCGACCACCCGGAAGGAGTTGGCAGTGGGGTTGTGATAGATCTGGACGCGGCTGAAGGCCTGGGGGCCCGTGCCAGCAGGCAGCCATCGCTTGTTGCTGTCATCATAGAGCATCACAGTGGCCCGGCTGGAGCAGACAACCGTCTCACTGCccggagggaggaaaggggagagaggcCAGTTAGCTGAGGAAGGGAGCCTGGCACCCTTCCTCCAGGGGCCGGTCACCTTCTCCATCTGGGCCCCCCTGGGAGATTTGAAGACACAAAGACAGTGTGAGAGGAAGAGGGACCCATGGAGAGGCAGAGGAAGACAGGCAGACGGGGAGAGAGGGCTGGGGACAGACCCTCGAAGAGACCCAGACAGGGAGACTGGGAGAGAAAAGACAGacgggacagagagacagacagactggGAGAGTCAGACAAAGAGACAAACAGGGGATGTGAGACAGACAAGGAAAGAGACAGTCAGATGGGGGGAAAGaagacaggaagaggaagagtCAGACAGACTGGAAGAGACAAACATACAGACTGATGCAGAGAGAGCTGAGAAAGGAATCACACCGACAAAGCGGAGACAGactgaaagacagacagacagaggagTAGTGGGGGGAAACAGATGGAAAGGCAGGGAGCAGAGAGATACAGAAATGGAGATACAGGCAGgtggaaaaagacaaagagatggacagagagactgaggcagagagatgCAGAGTGACAGCTGGAGGAGGGGGCCGGGGAGAAGCGGATGGAAGGGGCGGGGCAGGAGCTCTGAGCAGTACTGGGAACCAGCCCCTGCCTGGTGCCCTTGgagcctgtttccccatctccGCTGGGGTGCTCGGAgcccccccttcccccaaccacctctccccactctggaggaggaagctgaggctcagggaggggaagggtgaaGCTTGCAGCAAGTTGGGGACCAAGGCTAGATCTCAGGCTCTTCCACTTCCTGCTGCTCATCCCATCCCTCCGGCCCCCCTGGCGCCAACGGCCATCAGTGGACACTCCCTGCTCCATGTCAGGCAGGGACCCAGACAGCCCCGGCCCCACCCTCCAGCAGGAGAGCATCACAGTGATCTGTCCTGTCCCCAGATAGTGATAATTCAAGACCAGGCCTGGGTGCCCAGAAGGAGTGCCTGCCCCAGCCTGGGGATcagagacttcctggaggaggtgacatctgacttagctttggggggagggggtcagtAAACTGGTTCAGGGTTCAGGATCTGATATCCACAGATGTAGGTTCAAATTCCCGTTGGGCCACCTACTCCATATGACTCAGGCAAGCAGCCTTCCCACATGAGAGAAGGCATCTTCCTTGCTTGCAGACTGGGGAAATGACAGaccccacctcccccagggcAGTGGGAGAAGTAGATGAGTCTGgacatgtaaagtgcttggcatggtgcctggcatgtaCTGAGTGCTGAGTAACTGTCAGCATCCTTTCCACGGGCACCCTGAACAGGTACCACTGGGTCCCTGGACAGCcacatccctcccaccccctaccAGTCCTTCTGGGGAGGTTCAATGCCCTCCTCCCCAGAGTGGGGAAACTCAGGCACCCAGacaggaagtgacttgcccaaggtcacacacaagCCAGGGGGAAACACTGGTCCCCACCCCCACCGGCCTTTTTCCTGAAAAGAGGAAGTGGTCAGAGGTTTCCGGGGAGAGAAATTATACCCCACAATGGCTCTGTCTCtaccagggctgggggctggcgcATAACACTGACAAAAGACAAGGCAGGGAAAGCCCCTCAGCAGACCCAGATCCGGGTCCCTAGGCCAGGAAGCTGAGCCCCCAGACCCTCCCCCCAGGTTTACATAATTGGGGCACCTCCTTCTTATCAGGCACTTCAGCTGCTCAGATGCCCTAAGCCCTTTCCTCAGAGtctctcattttattctcactgCAGCCCTTCTAGATGGGCTATTTCATCCTCATTCTGCAAGGACTGCAAACAGAGGCCCAGAAACGTTGCGTGACTCGCCTGTGGTCACGCAGCTAGTAAGTAGCACAGCGAGGGTTTGAACCCAAGTCCACAATCCTAACCACCGGGGACTGTGTGGGCCCAACCCAAACACCAGGTGCTGTTTCCAGACAGGTGCAGCCTCAGGGGCTCTTTCTGGCTTCCACTGCCCCTGGCAGGGCAGAGTTAAGGCCTCGCCCACACCTGCCACCCACACCCAGGGCAGACTCTGCCCAGGTGCCCGGGGCCTTCGTTGCTAACCAACCCTGGCTGCACTTTGCTCTCCCAAGCGGCCCTGCCCTGCTGAGTCTCTGGACTGGCCAGAGAGCTGGATGTCTGCAGAATGACCCCAGACTGGTCTTGCCCCCCTCCAGGCTGTGGTGTCCCCATTACAGCAAAAGGATCCTGTTAAAACACAAGTCAGATCGTGCCCCTCCTCTTCTTGGAAGCTTCCGTGGCAGCTCCCACAGAATTTTTATTCTGGCCAAGTTCTCTCCAGGGCCTTCGTGATCTGTGTGATCTCTGATCtcatcccttccttccccccaGCTTGCTGTTCCAGCCCCACTGGCCTCCGTGCTGCTCCTTCAACGTGCCAGACACATTCCCACCGCAGGCTGGTGCTCTTGTTCTCCCTCATCCTGGATTTCCACCTCCTTCAGGTCGCCGCTTAGCTGACACCTCTTccaagaagccctccctgactacCCTATCTGGAAAAGCTCCTCTCCCTCTCATTGCATGTCCCACGTTTCATAGCACCTGATCCCTGCCTGACAGATCCCTGTCTCCCCTACCAAAAGGTCAGgaccatgagggcagggatttttgtcctttCTGTTTTGTCCTTTCTGCTGTATCCTCAGAACCTAGAATCATGCCTAGGACACAGTAGGTATCCAAGAGTTGTTAAATTAGCCATctgtaaaaaaggaaaagtttttaaCAATGGCAGCTGACATTTATTGGTTAGCCCGTGTACCAGACATTGTTCTAGGTACTGAGCTGCAATTTCCACAGTGAACCTTGCAATGACCTCATGAGATGGACTCTGGTGCTcaccctttttacagatgaggaactgtgGCCACAGAGAGGTGAAGACAGTTATCCCAGGTCACGCAGCAAACAAGCAGAGGGGCTCATATTTGAACCCAAGTTCCCCCACGACCACCACCAATGTTCTTAACCtcatttaaagatgagaaaacagctaagctgattttttttttttttaaggaaaggtaTAAAGTGGTgtgtatcagtttttttttttttttttttaaaggtggggAGGATATAAATACCTCTGCACACAGAGTGGTGATATATGCAGAGGCTGCTTCTCAGGAGACTAACCGTGGCTGCCTCTGAGGCACTGGGGACCTGGGGGCCTGAGGAGGCAGGCAGGAAGTGGACATTTTGTACCGTTTACCTTCTTGAATTGCTTAATTAtgacttttcttttcattttgttttaacatGGGCTGGTATTACCTATAAAAAACTAATTCATTACTTaagttcaaaaaataaaactataaaccaGGCAAAAAGCTAGAATGGAAAAATCCCACAGCCAGGAAGCAGGGAGTGAGATGGAAATGGGGTCTGCCTAATTCCAGTGGTCTCTGGGGGTCTCATACCCTCAATTTGACATGAGAGCCTTAATCCCCAACCAGCCCAGAACTCTCCCACAAGTACTCCCATTCTGGAAAACTCTAGCATGTGGTAGATAAAAGAAGGTTCAAGTCACCCCCTCGCTGTGTGGTAAGGACTAAAAGAGATAAGAAACGCCCTAAGCACAGGACTTGGAATTTGGCAGAGGATCCATATGAGGGAGCTGAGAGGCAATATAGGAGGGAGAGAGCTTCTCATCACGGGAGGCAATCAAACATAGTCACTCTGGTTTACTCAAACCTTCTATATTAGAGGCTTGCCCCTCCTTTCACCCCTTCATCCTATAGCCCCTTAAACCGAAAAACTTGTGATCCACCCCCCAAAGCCCCAGGCACACACAACCTTTCCAAACTACAAATCTTTGAAGAAACCCTGGATAGAAACTCAGATGTAGGGTCTGCAGGGCTTGTATGGGTTCACTCTAGTCCTTCCTCCCTGACAGGCCTCAGTTCCCCATAAGTGATTAGGAAGGTAACTGGGTTCCTTTTTGTTTATCAGCATTATCTTAAGCACattacttgtattttttttttaaggccactAAAggtttgattttcctttttctctaataGTATAATACTCTGGaaagaggcctgggttcaaattcaggCTTGCCCACTTCTAATCTGACTTTAATAGGcaatttacttaatttctctgtgcctcagttttcccatctgggGAAGGGGGACGGTCCTAATAGTATCAATCTCTTagaattgctgtgaggattaaattgaaTCAGgcacctagtacagtgcctggcacaaagtagatgCTTGATCAAATGGTctctcattatttaaaaaaaaataaaaacaacaataataattactattattggaagaggaaagaaatgaacCAAACACTTCTTGAGTCCCTTCTGCCCTGAGATTCTCAGACCTCTGCCCCACTTCCCAGAATTCCAGCTCAGAGTCCCGGACACAGcagacactcaacaaatatttgtcaaactGGGAGAAAAGGAACTGTATCTTGTAATTTTCCATCTTAACATCCTCTCTTCCAACTGCCCCCAAGACTGTCCCCAGCCAAATCAGCCAGAAATCAGAGgatcccatccccctcccctccctcaatACTGCTTAGGAATTTCTGAGGGATCTTGGGCCAGGCCTTtctctctttgagcctcagtttccccagctgccCCCAGACAAGGCCATGGGTCTTTCTGAATCCTTCCTAGCTGTCCTGGGAGAAGGGGCACAGCCCAGTAAGTCGGGTGTGGCCATCAGAAGGGAAGACCCCTCGGGAGGTGGGAGTAACCCTCTGGTGAGACAGGCATCAGCTCGACTTCTGCCCACCTCCCAGGAGGTGGGAGGTTTGGTCGTGGCCAGCAGTAGGGGGGCCTTGTGGGAGGGCCAGGGCCTCGGGGACTGGGGGCGGGGAGGCTGGCCCAGACATTGCTCCTGCCCTTTTACGGTCTCAGTGAGTGAAGCAGCACTAACTCGGACATCCGCCATCCGCCTTCCACCGCGCCTGGGACCGGAAacgcggcgggggggggggggggcggggctggggggcagTGGGAGAGGAGAGCCCCCCAGGAAGAAGGTGAAGGAAGAGAGCCTGACTCCCGAAAACCGCCCCCTCTCCTGGGCAGACCTTGAAGGGATGTTGCTATAATGGGGGAAAGGGTAGGCAGGAAGTCTTGTGGGTGTCTGTGGGTGCCCCCTTGCTCCAAATTTTCCAGCAATCCCTTTACAGCAGAAGGAACAAATGTGCGAGGGGGATTCTCTACTGACCGTAAAAAGGAATGCCACCCTATGTCAGAGGGCAGGGGTATGGGGAATATGGGAGGATGTGGGCGCCAGGGGGTTAATCCCCAGCCGCCCCCAGGGGCCTCCCCCTTGAGCTGGGGGCTTTGGGGCAGGAAGTCTCTGAGAGCGTAGAGGAAGGGAGATAGTATTGTCAGGCTCAGGCCTCAAGGGAGAGATTATGGGGGGCCAGGGGAAAGGGAGAATAAGGGGGGGCTAGTCGGGTCCCCCAGCCGCACGGGCCCCGCCCTCAGGTGAGCCCAGGAGTTTTGAGGGAGGCCCGGGAGACAAAATCCCTGGGTCCCTTCGGCCCCCCCCAGGATTAAATTCCTGGGAAGATAGCTGGAACTCTCTGGGAAGCCTGGGTCCCTTGGCGAGAGGGCTATGACCTTGAAGCTTTGCAACGCCCCCTCCTCCAACCGCACAACTCGGGACTGCTGGGGAAGGGGGGGCGGTGTTGAGAGAAGGGGGAGGCGCCGCGGTGGGGAAAGCAGCCGGCCCACGGCGCTCTTTGCCGGCCCCTCCCCACACCAGCTGTCTCGACAGGTGAGTCAGGAAGACAAAGGCCCCCCTTCCCCCGGCTGCCGTGCCCCCTCCCTCCACAGGGCCGCGCAGGTTGGGGAGAGGGGCCGCCCTTCTGGCCCGGGGCCGGGGAGCCGCCCTCGGCCCAGAGCGCTCGCTCGGTCCTAGGCACAGCCTGTTTTAAGCAAATTGTGGGTGGGGAGCGGCGGGGGAGGGGAGTCCCAGCCAGACCCTGGAGGCTGCGTCTGGGTCCGTGGATCTGTCCACACCAACCTCCTCCACAGGAGGATGAGCCCCCCAAATTTAAGGGGTTAAGTACCCACGAAGTTAAGGAGCAAGGTCACTCTTGGGAAGACTTTTTCCAGCGCCACGTAAAAGGGGACCCCCGAAAACCAAAGTCTACGTCTCAATCTCTCTTCCAGGTCCCAAGGACCCCCCAAACCGGGCCCCCACAATCCCTCTAGGGGCCGGGTTGAGATCTGGGGGGAGTCTGAGCCCTGCCTAAATCCTGGCCTCCCTGCGGGGAGTATATGCCAACTTGAAGGTCCTctgaaaaagtcttttaaaaattcgGGAGTCCTTGGAGCGCCCCCATATCTGAGGGCTCCCGGGTGAACCTCACCGGCACCACGCGGAGCCTTGAGAGTCAAGGGGAAGTGGTCAATATTTGGAGCTCGTCCAAGGGGGCTCGGCCTCAAATCCGAGGCTCCCAGTGCCCGGTCCCCAAATACCAGCCCGGAgcaagctggggggagggggacaaaGGCGGGGCGGGAGCTCGCGCCGGGCGGGGAAGGGTCTGAAG
This genomic window from Mesoplodon densirostris isolate mMesDen1 chromosome 19, mMesDen1 primary haplotype, whole genome shotgun sequence contains:
- the VASP gene encoding vasodilator-stimulated phosphoprotein isoform X4, with amino-acid sequence MSETVVCSSRATVMLYDDSNKRWLPAGTGPQAFSRVQIYHNPTANSFRVVGRKMQPDQQVVINCAIVRGVKYNQATPNFHQWRDARQVWGLNFGSKEDATQFAAGMASALEALEGGGPPPPPAPPTAPPTWSVQNGPSPEEMEQQKRQQQSELMERERRVSNAGGPPAPLAGGPPPPPGPPPPPGPPPPPGLSSSGISAGGHGAGGGPPPAPPLPTAQGPSGGGTGAPGLAAAIAGAKLRKVSKEEASGGPLAPKVESSRSTGGGLMEEMNAMLARRRKATQVGEKTAKDESANEEPEARVPAHSESVRRPWEKNSTTLPRMKSSSSVTTSEAQPSTPSSSDESDLERVKQELLEEVRKELQKVKEEIIEAFVQELRKRGSP
- the VASP gene encoding vasodilator-stimulated phosphoprotein isoform X2 gives rise to the protein MSETVVCSSRATVMLYDDSNKRWLPAGTGPQAFSRVQIYHNPTANSFRVVGRKMQPDQQVVINCAIVRGVKYNQATPNFHQWRDARQVWGLNFGSKEDATQFAAGMASALEALEGGGPPPPPAPPTAPPTWSVQNGPSPEEMEQQKRQQQSELMERERRVSNAGGPPAPLAGGPPPPPGPPPPPGPPPPPGLSSSGISAGGHGAGGGPPPAPPLPTAQGPSGGGTGAPGLAAAIAGAKLRKVSKEEASGGPLAPKVESSRSTGGGLMEEMNAMLARRRKATQVGEKTAKDESANQEEPEARVPAHSESVRRPWEKNSTTLPRMKSSSSVTTSEAQPSTPSSSDESDLERVKQELLEEVRKELQKVKEEIIEAFVQELRKRGSP
- the VASP gene encoding vasodilator-stimulated phosphoprotein isoform X5, which codes for MSETVVCSSRATVMLYDDSNKRWLPAGTGPQAFSRVQIYHNPTANSFRVVGRKMQPDQQVVINCAIVRGVKYNQATPNFHQWRDARQVWGLNFGSKEDATQFAAGMASALEALEGGGPPPPPAPPTAPPTWSVQNGPSPEEMEQQKRQQQSELMERERRVSNAGGPPAPLAGGPPPPPGPPPPPGPPPPPGLSSSGISAGGHGAGGGPPPAPPLPTAQGPSGGGTGAPGLAAAIAGAKLRKVSKQEEASGGPLAPKVESSRSTGGGLMEEMNAMLARRRKATQVGEKTAKDESANQEEPEARVPAHSESVRRPWEKNSTTLPRMKSSSSVTTSEAQPSTPSSSDESDLERVKQELLEEVRKELQKVKEEIIEVSFQPLSRS
- the VASP gene encoding vasodilator-stimulated phosphoprotein isoform X1, whose protein sequence is MSETVVCSSRATVMLYDDSNKRWLPAGTGPQAFSRVQIYHNPTANSFRVVGRKMQPDQQVVINCAIVRGVKYNQATPNFHQWRDARQVWGLNFGSKEDATQFAAGMASALEALEGGGPPPPPAPPTAPPTWSVQNGPSPEEMEQQKRQQQSELMERERRVSNAGGPPAPLAGGPPPPPGPPPPPGPPPPPGLSSSGISAGGHGAGGGPPPAPPLPTAQGPSGGGTGAPGLAAAIAGAKLRKVSKQEEASGGPLAPKVESSRSTGGGLMEEMNAMLARRRKATQVGEKTAKDESANQEEPEARVPAHSESVRRPWEKNSTTLPRMKSSSSVTTSEAQPSTPSSSDESDLERVKQELLEEVRKELQKVKEEIIEAFVQELRKRGSP
- the VASP gene encoding vasodilator-stimulated phosphoprotein isoform X3 is translated as MSETVVCSSRATVMLYDDSNKRWLPAGTGPQAFSRVQIYHNPTANSFRVVGRKMQPDQQVVINCAIVRGVKYNQATPNFHQWRDARQVWGLNFGSKEDATQFAAGMASALEALEGGGPPPPPAPPTAPPTWSVQNGPSPEEMEQQKRQQQSELMERERRVSNAGGPPAPLAGGPPPPPGPPPPPGPPPPPGLSSSGISAGGHGAGGGPPPAPPLPTAQGPSGGGTGAPGLAAAIAGAKLRKVSKQEEASGGPLAPKVESSRSTGGGLMEEMNAMLARRRKATQVGEKTAKDESANEEPEARVPAHSESVRRPWEKNSTTLPRMKSSSSVTTSEAQPSTPSSSDESDLERVKQELLEEVRKELQKVKEEIIEAFVQELRKRGSP